ATGTTGCACTCTCAGGTGAAATCCTCAATATACCTGACGTCTACAAGTTAGCTCCTGATGTACCATATCGCTTTGATAGCACTTACGATGAAATTTCTGGCTATAAGACTCAATCAATGCTCACAATACCACTTAAAAATCAACACGAAACTATAGTTGGAGTCTTACAGTTAATTAATGC
This genomic interval from Spirochaetota bacterium contains the following:
- a CDS encoding GAF domain-containing protein — protein: VALSGEILNIPDVYKLAPDVPYRFDSTYDEISGYKTQSMLTIPLKNQHETIVGVLQLINARNEKFEIIPFSKEVEPLILYFANSA